A single window of Ammospiza caudacuta isolate bAmmCau1 chromosome 12, bAmmCau1.pri, whole genome shotgun sequence DNA harbors:
- the LOC131563117 gene encoding secreted frizzled-related protein 5-like: MVRSLGRHPWSLGGPWLLGLLARLLLWGSPGARGSYLRRSSSCMPIPQSMALCYDIGYSDMRIPNLLEHETMTEVIQQSSSWLPLLARECHPDARIFLCSLFAPICLDRLIFPCRSLCEAVKRSCAPVMACYGYPWPEILNCNKFPADHELCIAAVSMDENSSSRRTVPRASCQDCELEEASTAREILESLCANDFAVKIRILRRNTTTTISDFDLDPSKVEVLKHGPLLRTEIPARLQQWLDIDATCAHNIMRGTQAGVFVVSGDVQSDKVVVNKAYAWQKRNRNLHQAVRRWKHHRCPEQAGWKV; the protein is encoded by the exons ATGGTCAGGTCCCTTGGCAGGCACCCCTGGAGCTTGGGTGGCCCGTGGCTGCTGGGTCTCCTGGCCcgcctgctgctctggggctctccAGGTGCCCGGGGGAGCTACCTGAGGAGATCCTCCAGCTGCatgcccatccctcagagcatGGCCCTCTGCTACGACATCGGCTACTCCGACATGAGGATCCCCAACCTGCTGGAGCATGAGACCATGACAGAAGTCATCCAGCAGTCTTCCAGCTGGCTGCCCCTGCTAGCCAGGGAGTGCCACCCAGACGCTAGGAttttcctctgctccctctTTGCACCCATCTGTTTGGACAG gctcATCTTCCCCTGCCGCAGCCTCTGCGAGGCCGTCAAGAGAAGCTGCGCGCCCGTCATGGCTTGTTACGGCTACCCCTGGCCCGAAATCCTCAACTGCAACAAGTTCCCTGCAGACCATGAGCTGTGCATTGCAGCAGTCTCCATGGATGAAAATTCCTCAAGCAGGAGAA CAGTGCCCCGAGCCAGCTGCCAGGACTGTGAGCTTGAGgaggccagcactgccagggagaTCCTGGAAAGCCTCTGTGCAAATGATTTTG CAGTGAAAATCCGAATCCTGAGGAGgaacaccaccaccaccatctcAGACTTCGACCTGGACCCCTCCAAAGTGGAGGTGCTGAAGCACGGCCCGCTGCTCAGAACTGAAAtccctgccaggctccagcagtGGCTGGACATAGATGCCACCTGCGCCCACAACATCATGCGAGGCACCCAGGCAGGGGTCTTTGTTGTCAGTGGTGACGTGCAGAGTGACAAAGTGGTGGTGAACAAGGCCTATGCCTGGCAGAAGAGGAACAGGAACCTGCACCAGGCAGTGAGGAGGTGGAAGCACCACCGCTGCCCCGAACAGGCAGGATGGAAGGTCTGA